In Gimesia benthica, a single window of DNA contains:
- a CDS encoding peroxiredoxin encodes MKVSYRNILGSLLSLVCLCGLSASVQGQVNAPPGKVEVGDAAPAFTATDDAGKGWKSTDYIGKKILVVYFYPADMTGGCTKQACGFRDDMKKLQGKDVEVVGVSGDSVRNHQLFKKEYDLNFTLLADEDGSVAKKFGVPLRPGSTIERTIDGKKEKLTRGVTAARWTFVIDKDGKVAMKNTKVKAADDSKAILKKVNELK; translated from the coding sequence ATGAAGGTATCGTATCGTAATATCCTCGGCTCCCTGTTGAGTCTGGTTTGTCTGTGTGGTTTGTCTGCCAGTGTCCAGGGGCAGGTGAATGCTCCTCCAGGAAAAGTGGAAGTCGGCGATGCGGCTCCTGCTTTCACAGCTACAGATGACGCGGGCAAAGGCTGGAAGTCGACTGATTATATTGGTAAGAAAATTCTGGTGGTCTACTTCTACCCTGCCGACATGACCGGTGGCTGCACCAAGCAGGCCTGTGGATTCCGAGATGACATGAAGAAGCTGCAGGGGAAAGACGTAGAAGTTGTGGGTGTCAGTGGTGATTCGGTACGTAATCATCAATTGTTCAAAAAAGAGTATGATCTGAACTTCACGCTGCTGGCGGATGAAGATGGCAGTGTGGCTAAGAAGTTTGGTGTTCCCCTGCGTCCCGGTTCCACGATTGAGCGGACCATCGACGGGAAAAAGGAGAAGCTGACCCGTGGTGTGACAGCAGCCCGCTGGACTTTTGTGATCGACAAAGACGGTAAGGTTGCCATGAAGAACACCAAGGTCAAAGCTGCTGATGACAGCAAAGCCATCCTGAAGAAAGTCAACGAACTGAAGTAG
- a CDS encoding outer membrane protein assembly factor BamB family protein produces MLFASDATRLLPERTRCFLYGGMLILSLLLPGFCFGQESLDAWPNGRDQLELFPASRQFSKRYQDARQLIDEKNYSAGIPELQAILDAPEDFVAIDRGVGFHSLKRAAEDQLAALPPDGKKYYSVQYGPTAEQMLREAREQDNQDLLREVVRRFFHTQAGAEAAYTLGSYYYERGDLPAAAQLWESLSERHDLATEKEPHLTFKLAVAWYHLGNLGKSRQSLMKLARETNGTDYVFPNGKKVALFKEGQNPVAWLSQLVGTLNLKGAREQSDWTLYRGNAERIASAEFAVPSSKPEWQFSTIRDPFLQKNPNLPPLEAILQKLGDFRRKHLSGVLPAASPIVAGDTVVVRTHNNLKGLDLRSGKLKWETTVSDALFREMLKDPQNSDEEFLGTPQTPLQKYLTQRAWQDYTVGHLSSDGKLVFSVENVGFIGGFYHFSREDQESVLSPNSYNRLMAFEVDTGKFVWELGGPRLQNPINYSGHYFLGPPLPLNGKLYALAEEGREFRLLVLDPQTGKTLWTQSLFRSEYPIARDYTTDRRPLDHIRRRMGLSPSLAHGVLVCPTGSGCTVGINAVTRQLLWRNVEPRRNAITSYAAFSRDANENAEGWAEFTPLIVGDRVLLESRTGQNLKCLDLFDGRLIWSRPRQEYLFIASVQDGNILLVGPGSIEALKLSDGSPAWPKAQKIPAPSGRGIVVRDTYFLPVDTGEILSIRLDDGLILARTRVETDTLVGNLSAGSGMLVAQNETEVVGFRSAASIIEQIRLASQSDQPAKQAEAELLRGELYLYSGNVNQALAKIERSIEIKPTIRARRLYADMMLESLDHDFSQYESQISKIEPLLVDENQQRRFFQILATNYQSKGNLKAALENYLKLSELKNLFSTETAKGGAFVRTDRWIRSQLELLMVRANEEQRQEIDAFFSSYYTNHLASADQDELQRFLKCCGNLSATRQARMLLVERLTQELKTASPGKQSVLRRQLMQQLEQLRNSAQPVSAAFATARLAEIYVSLNQYAQAEELLQELKTKWPDVICLDGKSGQQVVESWQSDPEFQKQSRSRSVWPDYPAQVYRDEQSKGQNTSLPVEIIGLTNPLFENHRLEVGPAKEQLLAFDGAGKPLWTFSLSEAGIEVPQQPFFSARVFENYLVVNFGAEFFVLDTINRKTDGQPSLLWKQRMIAGPPSLRDYISIERSGLAPVLREYITRNSDREQLGRIGTINSEFLCYQLGSELIAADLLTGEILWKRQGLPNNSWHFGDAEHVILMTSQSRTEPRYVVRSGQNGESVNAFKLKPGHSAIFAFERYLLTLGPPADDTRRLELRDLVSDEVVWSFEINKDTNYTLGQNYEIAMVAADGTISIRDLRTGEKKVEVKGQAAPNVMRVLLLENKKQYLVFVSLPYVVKSRVTYRPLSMTSLLFNGMLYSIDRETGELMWSRMLEAQGIDFTQFFDLPVMTFGIRRVMGISTSSGNQVDLEVIDLRDGSQVLKETTSSNRLRTWVVPDLEQKDILIEPFQIRLSFEEPPVVAPKPAAAPQ; encoded by the coding sequence ATGTTGTTTGCATCAGACGCTACCAGATTACTACCAGAACGCACCCGCTGTTTCCTGTATGGGGGCATGCTGATTCTGAGTTTACTGCTGCCCGGTTTCTGTTTCGGGCAGGAGTCCCTGGATGCGTGGCCCAATGGCCGCGATCAACTGGAGCTGTTTCCTGCGAGTCGTCAGTTTTCAAAACGCTATCAGGATGCCCGCCAGCTGATTGATGAGAAGAACTATTCTGCTGGAATTCCTGAGTTGCAGGCGATTCTGGATGCCCCGGAAGATTTTGTGGCCATTGATCGTGGTGTGGGCTTTCACAGCCTGAAACGGGCTGCCGAGGATCAACTGGCGGCGTTACCTCCGGACGGAAAAAAATACTATTCGGTGCAGTACGGTCCCACCGCTGAGCAGATGCTGCGCGAAGCACGGGAACAGGACAACCAGGACCTCCTCCGCGAAGTCGTTCGCCGATTTTTTCATACCCAGGCGGGAGCCGAGGCTGCTTACACGCTGGGTTCTTATTACTACGAACGGGGTGATTTACCGGCTGCAGCGCAGTTGTGGGAATCGCTCAGCGAACGGCATGATCTGGCCACTGAGAAGGAACCACATCTGACGTTCAAGCTGGCGGTCGCCTGGTACCATCTGGGGAACCTCGGAAAAAGCCGCCAGTCGCTGATGAAGCTGGCTCGTGAGACCAACGGTACAGACTATGTCTTTCCGAATGGCAAAAAGGTCGCGTTGTTCAAGGAAGGGCAGAACCCTGTCGCATGGTTATCCCAACTGGTGGGAACGCTGAATCTGAAGGGAGCCCGGGAACAGTCTGACTGGACTCTCTATCGCGGTAATGCAGAGCGAATCGCATCCGCAGAGTTCGCCGTCCCTTCCTCGAAACCGGAGTGGCAGTTTTCCACGATCCGCGACCCATTCTTACAGAAGAATCCAAATCTGCCTCCCCTGGAAGCGATCCTGCAGAAACTGGGTGACTTCCGTCGCAAGCATCTGTCGGGGGTATTACCTGCTGCCAGTCCGATCGTGGCGGGCGACACGGTTGTCGTGAGAACGCACAATAACCTGAAGGGATTGGACCTGCGATCCGGCAAACTGAAGTGGGAGACGACGGTTTCGGATGCGTTGTTCCGCGAGATGCTGAAGGATCCGCAGAATTCCGATGAAGAATTTCTGGGTACGCCCCAGACTCCGTTACAGAAATATCTGACGCAGCGGGCCTGGCAGGATTACACGGTCGGCCATTTAAGCTCAGATGGCAAGCTCGTATTCAGCGTGGAAAACGTTGGCTTTATCGGCGGTTTCTATCACTTCAGTCGGGAAGACCAGGAGAGCGTTCTCTCACCCAACTCCTACAACCGTCTGATGGCCTTTGAAGTCGACACGGGTAAGTTCGTCTGGGAACTGGGAGGTCCCCGGTTACAGAACCCGATTAATTACTCAGGGCACTACTTCCTCGGGCCGCCGTTACCCCTGAATGGCAAGCTGTATGCTCTAGCAGAAGAGGGACGCGAGTTTCGTCTGCTGGTGCTGGATCCGCAGACCGGGAAAACGCTCTGGACGCAGTCGTTGTTTCGTAGCGAGTATCCGATCGCCCGCGATTATACAACGGATCGTCGTCCGCTGGACCATATCCGTCGCCGCATGGGATTGAGCCCCTCGCTGGCCCATGGCGTTCTGGTCTGTCCGACCGGTTCGGGGTGTACGGTGGGGATCAACGCCGTAACACGTCAACTGCTCTGGAGAAATGTGGAGCCACGCCGAAATGCGATTACCTCTTACGCTGCCTTCAGTCGCGATGCGAACGAGAATGCCGAAGGCTGGGCGGAATTCACGCCGTTGATCGTGGGTGACCGGGTCCTGTTAGAGTCACGTACGGGACAGAACCTGAAGTGCCTGGATCTGTTTGATGGTCGACTGATCTGGTCGCGACCGCGGCAGGAATACCTGTTTATTGCCTCGGTGCAGGATGGGAATATCCTGCTGGTAGGACCGGGTTCAATTGAGGCACTCAAGTTAAGTGATGGAAGTCCGGCCTGGCCGAAAGCTCAGAAGATTCCAGCTCCCAGCGGACGGGGCATCGTGGTGCGGGATACGTATTTTCTACCTGTGGATACAGGAGAGATCCTGAGTATCCGCCTGGACGATGGTCTGATTCTGGCCCGGACGCGGGTCGAGACTGACACGCTGGTGGGAAATCTGTCAGCCGGGAGCGGGATGCTGGTCGCTCAGAATGAGACCGAAGTCGTCGGGTTTCGATCGGCGGCGTCGATTATTGAACAAATTCGCCTGGCCAGTCAGTCCGATCAGCCAGCGAAACAGGCAGAGGCGGAACTCTTGCGGGGTGAGTTGTATCTTTACTCCGGAAATGTGAATCAGGCCCTGGCGAAAATTGAGCGGTCGATTGAGATCAAACCCACCATCCGTGCACGGCGACTGTATGCAGACATGATGCTGGAAAGTCTCGATCATGACTTCAGTCAGTATGAGAGTCAGATCAGTAAAATTGAACCACTGCTCGTTGATGAAAATCAACAGCGTCGTTTCTTCCAGATCCTGGCGACGAATTACCAGTCCAAGGGAAATCTGAAAGCGGCTCTGGAGAACTACCTGAAGCTCTCGGAATTGAAGAATCTGTTTTCTACCGAGACTGCCAAAGGAGGCGCTTTTGTTCGCACCGATCGCTGGATTCGATCGCAGCTGGAACTGTTGATGGTGCGGGCGAATGAAGAGCAACGTCAGGAAATCGATGCGTTCTTCTCCAGCTATTATACGAACCACCTGGCCTCTGCCGATCAGGATGAACTACAGCGATTTCTGAAGTGCTGTGGTAATCTGTCGGCCACACGTCAGGCGCGAATGCTGCTGGTTGAGCGGCTGACGCAAGAGCTGAAAACAGCTTCTCCGGGAAAGCAGTCGGTCTTGCGTCGTCAGCTGATGCAGCAGCTTGAGCAGCTGCGCAACTCAGCTCAGCCTGTGAGTGCCGCCTTCGCCACGGCTAGACTGGCTGAGATTTATGTGTCACTCAATCAGTATGCCCAGGCAGAGGAGTTGTTGCAGGAGCTGAAAACAAAGTGGCCCGATGTCATCTGTCTGGATGGAAAATCGGGTCAACAGGTGGTGGAGTCCTGGCAGTCAGATCCGGAGTTTCAGAAACAGTCACGTTCCAGGTCTGTCTGGCCTGACTATCCGGCCCAGGTATATCGCGATGAGCAGTCCAAAGGGCAGAACACTTCGCTGCCGGTGGAGATTATCGGGCTGACAAATCCTTTATTCGAAAACCATCGGCTGGAAGTGGGGCCGGCGAAAGAACAACTGCTGGCATTTGACGGTGCAGGGAAGCCGTTGTGGACCTTCTCGCTGTCGGAAGCCGGGATCGAAGTTCCGCAACAGCCTTTCTTCTCGGCCCGCGTCTTCGAGAATTATCTGGTCGTGAACTTTGGGGCCGAGTTTTTTGTGCTGGATACCATCAATCGGAAAACCGATGGTCAGCCAAGCCTGCTCTGGAAACAGAGGATGATCGCCGGTCCGCCGAGTCTGCGTGATTACATTTCCATTGAACGCAGTGGTTTGGCGCCGGTGCTACGCGAATATATCACGCGGAATTCGGATCGCGAACAACTGGGACGTATTGGCACAATCAATTCTGAATTCCTCTGCTATCAACTGGGAAGCGAATTAATCGCCGCCGATCTGCTGACTGGGGAAATTCTCTGGAAACGTCAGGGACTGCCCAACAACAGCTGGCATTTTGGCGATGCGGAGCATGTGATTCTGATGACTTCTCAGAGCCGGACTGAGCCGCGGTACGTGGTTCGGAGTGGTCAGAATGGAGAGTCGGTCAATGCTTTCAAACTGAAGCCAGGTCACTCGGCGATTTTTGCGTTTGAACGCTACCTGCTGACACTGGGGCCGCCCGCCGATGATACGCGTCGACTTGAATTGCGGGACCTGGTCAGCGATGAAGTGGTCTGGAGTTTCGAGATCAACAAAGATACGAATTATACGCTGGGGCAGAATTATGAAATCGCCATGGTGGCAGCGGATGGAACGATTTCCATACGAGACCTGCGGACTGGCGAGAAGAAGGTCGAAGTCAAAGGCCAGGCTGCCCCCAATGTGATGCGTGTGCTGCTGCTGGAGAACAAAAAGCAGTACCTGGTGTTTGTCAGTCTGCCGTATGTCGTAAAGAGCAGAGTAACGTATCGCCCTTTGAGCATGACATCTCTCCTGTTCAACGGGATGTTGTATTCCATCGATCGTGAAACGGGAGAGCTGATGTGGTCGCGGATGCTTGAGGCACAGGGGATCGATTTCACACAGTTCTTCGATTTGCCGGTGATGACGTTTGGCATCCGTCGGGTCATGGGTATTTCAACTTCTTCGGGAAATCAGGTTGATCTGGAGGTCATCGATCTGCGGGATGGTTCGCAGGTACTTAAAGAGACAACGAGCAGCAATCGTCTGCGAACCTGGGTCGTACCCGATCTGGAGCAGAAAGATATTCTGATCGAACCATTCCAGATCCGGTTGAGTTTTGAAGAACCGCCGGTAGTCGCGCCGAAACCTGCAGCGGCCCCTCAGTAG